A genomic region of Arachis stenosperma cultivar V10309 chromosome 9, arast.V10309.gnm1.PFL2, whole genome shotgun sequence contains the following coding sequences:
- the LOC130950563 gene encoding magnesium transporter MRS2-I, whose amino-acid sequence MARDGSVVPADPQAMALVKKKTQSSRSWILFDASGQGSLLDVDKYAIMHRVQIHARDLRILDPLLSYPSTILGREKAIVLNLEHIKAIITAEEVLLRDPTDDNVVPVVEELQRRLPQVGSGHQQEADGKEYNVGQHDMEGAEEDESPFEFRALEVALEAICSFLAARTTELEMAAYPALDELTSKISSRNLDRVRKLKSAMTRLTARVQKVRDELEQLLDDDDDMADLYLSRKLASASPVSGSRGGGGAWFAASPTIGSKISRASRASLATVHLDENDVEELEMLLEAYFMQIDGTLNKLTTLREYIDDTEDYINIQLDNHRNQLIQLELFLSSGTVCLSFFSLVTAIFGMNIPYTWNENHGYMFKWVVIISGTISAVTFLLIIAYARKKGLVGS is encoded by the exons ATGGCAAGGGACGGGAGCGTAGTCCCTGCGGACCCGCAGGCGATGGCGTTAGTGAAGAAGAAGACGCAGTCATCGCGAAGTTGGATTCTGTTCGATGCATCTGGGCAAGGGTCTCTTCTTGATGTGGACAAGTACGCCATCATGCACAGGGTTCAGATTCACGCTCGTGATCTCAGGATCCTTGATCCCTTGCTCTCTTACCCTTCCACCATACTTGGTCGTGAGAAGGCCATTGTTCTTAACTTGGAG catatcaaggcaattatCACCGCTGAAGAG GTATTACTGCGAGATCCAACGGATGATAACGTGGTCCCTGTTGTCGAGGAACTGCAAAGACGACTTCCTCAAGTAGGTTCTGGTCATCAACAAGAAGCGGATGGTAAAGAGTACAATGTTGGTCAACATGATATGGAAGGAGCTGAAGAAGATG AGTCACCCTTTGAATTTCGGGCTTTGGAGGTTGCTTTAGAAGCCATTTGTAGTTTCCTTGCGGCACGTACAACAGAATTGGAGATGGCTGCTTATCCTGCATTGGATGAACTTACCTCTAAG ATTAGCAGCCGTAATTTGGATAGagttcgaaaattgaagagtgCAATGACTAGGCTGACTGCTAGGGTGCAAAAG GTGAGAGACGAACTTGAACAACTACTGGACGATGATGATGATATGGCTGACCTCTACTTATCAAGAAAGTTGGCAAGCGCATCACCAGTTAGTGGATCACGTGGCGGTGGTGGTGCTTGGTTTGCTGCTTCCCCCACCATAGGATCAAAGATATCCAGAGCGAGTAGAGCAAGTCTAGCCACAGTTCATTTGGATGAAAATGATGTCGAAGAGCTTGAAATGTTACTTGAG GCTTATTTCATGCAAATCGACGGCACATTGAACAAATTAACCACG CTTCGCGAGTATATTGATGATACTGAAGATTATATCAATATCCAA cTTGACAATCATCGAAACCAGCTCATTCAG TTAGAACTCTTCCTTAGCTCTGGAACTGTGTGCCTatccttcttttccttggtgACTGCAATATTTGGCATGAACATTCCATATACGTGGAATGAAAATCACGGTTACATGTTCAAATGG GTAGTTATTATCTCTGGAACAATTTCTGCCGTTACCTTTCTGTTGATTATTGCATATGCTCGTAAAAAAGGGTTGGTTGGATcatga
- the LOC130951885 gene encoding E3 ubiquitin protein ligase DRIP2-like — protein sequence MTGQAVKLNRAKLEACLTCPLCNKLFNNATTISECLHTFCRGCIDKKLIDEQLKHCPVCNADLGCSPLDKLRTDHSLQDLRNKILPEEGKKIAKTPKNCAKRKKKSLSSLEANATGAKAATPEREVSAPSQPNCSSPKPEKVEEDVRKDEKQPRRIGILDEVSTKLTARRAKVVARKKYLLKELTSSCEPDKVTEDQRKENDDRFQLEISNDSSKARVQNPSKPDSSQQIVPNKIPIDNVESWQEALDLCEPLNSIVEAARKNKSCSKSTMQEHAVIPSVKSSDNDGQPKVENGDENESNRLRSSDTKGRKLKFSEDLNVPVQQPVITSNGESNRGFDPVWFSLVASEVNEESAKLPKITPSYLRVKDGSLLVSHIKMYIVKKLGLVSESEVEISLQGKPVLPCMQLQNLVELWLQTKPLNEKIQTHVGSSAKDFVMVLSYHRKS from the exons ATGACGGGGCAAGCGGTGAAGCTGAATAGAGCCAAGCTTGAGGCATGCTTAACATGTCCTTTGTGCAATAAATTGTTCAACAATGCCACCACCATTTCAGAATGCTTACACACTT TTTGCAGGGGATGCATAGATAAGAAGCTAATAGATGAGCAACTAAAGCACTGTCCAGTATGCAATGCTGACTTGGGTTGTTCTCCACTTGATAAATTAAG GACAGATCATAGTTTACAAGATTTGAGGAACAAAATTTTGcctgaagaaggaaaaaaaattgcCAAGACACCTAAGAATTGTgcgaaaagaaagaagaaatctCTGTCTTCTCTAGAAGCCAACGCAACAGGAGCAAAAGCTGCTACTCCTGAGAGAGAAGTTTCCGCACCTTCGCAACCGAATTGTTCTTCTCCTAAGCCTGAAAAGGTGGAGGAAGATGTCAGGAAAGACGAAAAACAACCGCGGAGGATAGGAATCTTGGATGAAGTCTCTACAAAGTTAACTGCAAGAAGAGCTAAAGTTGTAGCAAGAAAAAAGTACCTTCTGAAAGAGTTAACATCATCTTGTGAACCGGATAAAGTAACCGAAGATCAGAGGAAAGAAAATGATGACCGGTTTCAGCTTGAAATTTCCAATGACAGTTCCAAAGCCAGAGTTCAG AATCCTTCAAAACCAGATTCAAGTCAACAAATAGTGCCAAACAAGATTCCAATTGACAATGTTGAATCATGGCAAGAAGCTCTTGATTTGTGTGAGCCATTAAATTCCATTGTAGAAGCTGCAAGGAAGAACAAATCTTGCAGTAAGTCCACTATGCAAGAACATGCTGTCATTCCATCAGTAAAGTCAAGTGACAATGATGGCCAGCCTAAGGTTgaaaatggtgatgagaatGAATCGAATCGTTTGAGATCATCGGATACAAAAGGAAGAAAACTCAAATTCTCTGAGGACTTGAATGTTCCAGTACAGCAGCCTGTGATTACTTCAAATGGTGAAAGCAACAGAGGGTTTGATCCAGTTTGGTTCTCCTTGGTTGCTTCTGAAGTGAA CgaagaaagtgcaaaattgcCAAAAATAACCCCCAGCTACTTAAGGGTCAA GGATGGTAGTTTACTTGTTTCCCATATCAAAATGTATATAGTGAAGAAGCTTGGTCTTGTTAGCGAATCCGAG GTGGAGATCTCGTTGCAAGGTAAACCGGTTCTACCTTGCATGCAACTGCAAaacttggtagagttgtggctGCAAACAAAGCCATTGAATGAGAAGATTCAAACACATGTTGGAAGCTCAGCTAAGGATTTTGTTATGGTCCTTTCATATCATCGAAAGTCTTGA